aaatgtATATACGGAATAATGATCGTGTATTAAAAATTGTTAGTGTCGCATTTGAAAGAGGATTGAAGAGGTTTAGAGGGGATTGAGGAGAAATTTGACTTGTAGGAGATTTAATCCTCTCCAATCAATTTCAATCCCCTTCAAACCCCTTGCAACCGAACAAGCCCTCAAGTAGGTCGTGTCCCTGCAACGAGTACAAACTAACGTgatttggctcggatgccacgaaaaagaaaagaaaaaagcagAAGAGCAATCCTCAGCGGATAAGAGTCACCCTGAATTCTGAGCGAACAGCCCACCTTGTGCCAGCTGCTGTCCGTGGTTTCATTTTCAGGGAACAACTCTAGGACATGGTACAGCAGCGGGACATCGATCTCCGACCTCGAGTCGAGCTGGGATTGATTCCTGGAGAATGATGGGACTGGATTTTGCTTGCTTCGGGGCACGGCAATGCTCCTTCCTTGCTTGGAAGCACCGGCGAAGGGAGAGGTACTCATTTCTCAGCGCTGCAGACAGCCAAGATGACAGTACAAGGGAAAAAGATGGCATGCCTGTCAGAACAAAAGTCTCGGGCGTGAGAAAGACATGATCATTCTGTGAGGTCATTGCCTCTTCTATACTGCCAACACCCGCAGAGGATTTCACCTTTTCAGTGCTGTGATGTAGGTAGATTTATTTTCAGAAATCATGAACTCCTATGAACTAGTATGATTTGCTTCTGCATCTGTTTTTTGTATCAGGATAGAATTCAAAAGTAAACTGATGCTGCTGTTGGCGGAATGTTGATAACCAAATCTTGGACCAAAGAAATCCACATTCATAAATTATTACTATCATGTAAGGAAATGCTCtttccgtaaagaaatataagggcATTTTAGTACGCCCTTATATTTGTTTACATAGGGAGTAGCTGGGAGTGAAATCGCTATGTTCTCCATTATTGCTTGAAACCTTGTACAAGCACACAATCAGCAGATGATGTTGTACAATGCATAACTCATAACTGAGTAGTTAGTGCGCAGTCATGAAAACCATATACATCAACATAAATAAACTCAAGCCTCAGTAACCACAATCATCGACTTTAGTGAAGCTATATACACTCTTCAAAACAGGGAACACTTACTCACACACAAGATTCTCAAATTCTATCCACCAGATCAGTCATGGGGACCCTCCCAACTTTGGTGGAGTCATGAGACTTTTCGTCAGCCATATCGCCGTCTCTCTAGATGACACAGCTCCTTCGCCAAACGGTCGAAGAACACCTGCCAGCTCATCAAGCCTCTCCTGCTCCAGGAGCTTTGCACAGATCTCAAGAAGTGACTCTAGAGCATCAGCTCTCTGCTGCACTATGTTCAGGTGATCAAACTCGGCAGGTGAGCTGCCTGCATTTCCCAATTTCAGCGTGCTCACTGGTGATGATTCCTCCGTAACAACATCTGCATCTCCCATGCCTTGTTTTATTCCTTGACAAGACTCTGTCTTCAAACCCTTCCTGTGCTCTTGCACCACCCCAATCGTCATTTCCTCATTCGGTGTTGGTGCCTCATTAAGCTTTTGACTTGCACTGTTAACCGGGGCAGCCTCTACTGGACTCCGGGTTCTGATGGTTTTAAGACGTATTGTCTCATCAATCTGTCCATCAGTTGTTGCTGCCGATTTCTCCTCTGTATGTTGAGGTGATAAAACATTAGCTGTTAGCTCTTCTTTGTTTCTGGCTTCAGGATCCACTGACATTGGCAAAATGCAGGCATCCTGGGTACCAACAGTTGATAGATCTGAATAGTTTGTCGAGCTGTCTCTCGTTTCCGcagcttgctctgctgctgcttgtAATGCTTCGCTGGGTCCGTTGGCTTTGCCGACTCTCTTTCTGCCGCCACTTGGTTTTTTAGATTGCTTGTCTCCCAGGTTACTCTTGTTGGGCTTTACTGGTAGGTAGATTGGAGAGCAGTTGATTGATTCAGCCAGATATGGCTGCAAATATGGGTGTCTCAATAGCTCCCCAGCCTGTAAAATATATTCATTTAATTTGCATGTTATTCATGTATCGACGGCTTTGGTTGAAACAGTTGAACAAAGCTTCTGCTACTTACAGTTGGTCTATGTTCCGGATTTTTCCTCAGCATACTCTTAACTATCTGCTTCCTGTGAAAGAATGCtcaatttggtaaaaatagagttGATTCGCAGTACTGACTACTGAGCGAACATTTAAAATAAGGTACTCACAGTGACGATGAGTATATTGGGGGCATTGGGGATATTGACGATCTGTTTATTTTGTTGACTAATGTTGCCATGTCCTTCACACACACATGAAAGAGTATTTCATGAGTTGCCAACATATATAGAGAAAAACTGAAGCAGGTAATCAGAAAATTGTGTTGTGTAAGCACTAACTGTAGCTTTGAATGCAGAGCGGTGTGCTAAAATCTCAAACATACAGCAACCTGACAGTAAAAAAGAAGACATGCAAGCTTTTTGAGCAGCTGTTTAATTCTGTCAATCAATACCACATAAGACTAGAGTTAACTTCAACAGAAATAGTACTGCAAGCTCACCAAGCGACCATATATCAGATTTGTAACCATAAGGTATGTCGGCGAGTATTTCTGGGCACATGTAGTTTGGGGTTCCTActacctgaaaaacaaaaatttcaaAATTAATAAGTGGAATCTGGTCAGTCGTTTATATATCTTGGTTGGGCCTCAATACATGTTTGAAACAGACTAAAATGccactccctctgtcccataatataagagcactTTTGACACTGCACTAGCGTAacgaaaacgctcttatattatgggacggagggagtatttacttATTTTCATGAACATTTATAAATGTTATATAGTTTCTGCTTTCACGTTTAACTGTTGTTAATGAAGTGAGTGGAGATGGGAAACCATATTTGACGACTAAAAGATCAAAGTATTACATGATTTAATTTAATTTCTAAAAAGAAGTTTTCCATGAATGGTGGTTACGCTCATACATTCCGTACTTCATTGAGACTATAGGCAAGTAACCGATGGTTGTAAGTGACTGAACGTGTCCTGCCAGTtacatgtacatgaataataagttAGCAAAAGGTTGAGGCATACCGACGAGGCAAGGTCCTCCATGAGTAATTTTGCTAACCCGAAATCAGCTGTTTGGAGAGAGAATGAATACACACGTCATGATATTTCCATCTGAGCAATGAAGTTGTGTGGTAATTTGAAATCAGCTTACCAAGTCGTATGTTGTTATCCTTGGTTAACAAGATATTGGAACACTGCAATGCAACAGGTGGTGAGGAAAATGTTAGGAGATGCTGATGCCGTGGTAGAAATGATGAATCCATGGGGGGGCGGCAGTTCTACTTTACCTTGAGGTCACGGTGGAGCACACGGTTGCAGTGCAGGTAGTCAAGGGCCAAGAGCAATTGTGTGAACCACCGGCACACCCTCTTCACATCACACAACACAAGGAGCAAACATACAGTGAGTTTCTGAAGCCTGAACATGTAGGAGTAGCATTATTATTCATCAGATTACAGTAAGTAGTAGTGTTGGTACCTCTTCCGAGAAGAGGACGCCTCTTGCCTTCTTGATCCTCTGCGCCCTGTGAATTGGACGTGAGCGAAGCAGCGGGTAAGGTGACCGTAAAAACAAACGGAGGAGGCAAAGTGCAATGAGATCTTCTTACATGTCACCACCTTCGCAGTAACTTGTGACGATGCACACGGAGGTCCCCTGCAAGAAATTCAGTCCGAGACGAAGGCCCAACCCAATCAAAATCCTGCTCTGCTTtagaatagaagaagaaaaatgcGCAGTGCAGTGCAGTACCTCGTCGACCCATCCGTCCTTGTACTCGACGATGTAGGGGTTGCTGAGGCTGGCCATGAGGGACATCTGCAGGCCGACGGAGTGCTGAGGTGAGGGGTGGAATTTGCGAGGGCTTATCAAGGTTTGAGGTGATTGATTGTTACCTCCTGGTAGGCTGTCCGCTGGAACTTGTCGTTCTGCTTGGTCAGCCGAATCTTCTTCATCACGTACCTGCACCCAGAAAGATTAGATTGATTGGTTCAAGGGAAACGGCGGAGAAGAGAAATCTGAAGCGAGGCCGGCTGCAGTGACCTCTTCCTCTCGGCCTTGTGGTGGACGAGGTAGGCGGTGCCGTAGGCGCCCCGGCCGATCTGCTCCACGACCTCGTACTGCTCCATGGGATTCCTTGCCTTACCTAGCTCTTGCTCTTTTGCTCTTGCTCTTGCGTGCTCGTCTTGTGGCGCACTGTTGCTGGCGGTGGCGGCTGGGCGCGTATAAATGATTCGATGGTGCTCAGGTGAGGACACGGGCAGGGCACGGCGCTGGTGATGATGGTCGCGGAGAGGAGAGCGTGCATGCACTGCAGCTGCACGCGTGTGGAAGTGGCTCAATAATGGGCGGCGCGCTCGCTCTGTGTGTGTCGGGTCGGGTGTGGTCGAGGtcgacgaggaggaagacggagatcaaggaaggaaggaaggagtgaTTTTTGGCGGTGGTTAGGGCGTGCTTTATGTGGAACTCAACCTAATTAATCCCTCGTCGGTTCATCATTCCACTCTCTAGCGGTCGCATAGAGTAGTGGAAGAAACGTTGCGCCTGCGGGTGGTGGAGTGGGCCCCGACTGACTCACGGTGGATGGAGTAGTATTCTCCTTTTCTCTCGCTTTTTTCTTGAAAGAATAATGTACTCGTaatatttatttatattaataACATCAGCAAATGTGGCATCTCTCTCAAGTCTGAAGAAGTCCATCCAGAGAGAAACGTGTGCGTGTGTGTTGGGGTCGGCTGCCGCTGCTCCTGCTTGCCTTTTCCCTGTGAAAACAGCACCGACTAGCATACCCTTTGCCCTTCGGTCTGTCtgcctggctggctggctggcatgCAGAAGAATCAACAAAGGTTCACTGTCCATGGCATGTGACAAACTGTAAATGCCGTCAGCACTAGATAATACCACTACTCCACCCACCCCACTGGTACGAGTATAGTGGTGTGTGTTTAATATAGATAGCCAGTGTCAGTAAATGGCGAGCAGTTTCACCTTGTGGCCATCCAGGCAGCAGCAGTATCGCGCATGTGCCTTTCCTTGGGAGGCGTGCAGGGATCGGCGCCAGTATGCAAGTCAATGTCCAGATTTTAGGACACTGCCGTCCGCACGCAGCACTGCCCTCTCAGGTCCGGTGAAAATGCTTACTGCGGCACAACCGGACAACTCAAACTCATCTCAACGTCCAAACGGACCACCACGAATCCATTCACACGAGCGTCTTGAACGGAATTCAAATGTCCACACGGACCGGCACTCcatatctcccctaataataaagcaccgatCGCTTCTGTCGTCTGCCGCGGCATTTTTGCAAAAAGGCCCTTCCGTTTTCAGTTAATAAACCCGCAGTCCTTTCTTAAGTGAAGAAAACgtttcacttttattattaagacCCTATGTTTTCTGAGGCGAGGAGGCATGGCGGCAGCACACGGCACGCTCGCCAGATCCAATCGGCGGCTGCGCGGGACGCTGCTGGCAACGGGCGGCGCGACGGCTGGGCGTGGGGGCTTCGGCTCGGCGTTTCTGGCCGGGGGAACGGGCGGTGCGCCGAGGTGGTCGCCTGGGGCGCCGCCGCGGGACGCAGCTGGCGACGGGCGGCGCGACGGCTGGGCGCGGGGGCTTCGGCTCGGCGTTTCTGGTCaggggaacgggcggcgcggcgaggtGGTCGCCTGGGCACGGCgtgcggcggggcggcgacggcggcgcgagAGCTTGAATGACGGGGCGACGCTTGGGAGGAGGGATTAGGCGGAGCATCTGGCGGTGGAGGAGATCCTCACCGACGGGGGTCACCGGCGTCGAGGTGCGTCTCTCCCGGCCATGACTGCGACCACCCCTCTCCTTCACCATCCTGCGACCATGCTCGTGGCTGCGTGAAGTGTCGACCTTGTCactgccgccggccgcctcctcgccgctgcGGCGAAGGCCTCGCGTCTAAAGTCACCCGTCGATGCGGCCCAGTGGCTACGCCGTAATTACGTGACCTCCTAGCCGCCGCTAcgcagctcctaaatggtctcctCTCTGCCTTCTCCGAGCAGGTTCATGatttggtcttcttcttcttcttctttgagaatAACTTGGTGACTAGATCATCCAACGAATCATATTGCAGCAATGCCCAGTCGGTAAATATGTATATTTGTGTTTAGGGGCCGCTAAGGGAGGTGGTGTTGGATATGAAGTGGGAGGTGGAGGTGAAGGATTGCCTGCAGGTGGGAGCGAAAGATTTGGAGGGCTTGCTTATCATTGCCAAAGATCTCATGTTTGGTGCTTCAAGGGCTTCTTCAGGCCACAGTGAACTCTAAGGTTTGATGACACCTTGTGTTTCACTTATCTTTCCTTTGAACTATCATATtcctgcttatttgctttcaattTAGAATTTTGGATCTTATACCTGTTATACATCCTACCATGGAATCAATCAACATCCTGTTACTGATAAGCATTTGAGAGAGTGGATGTGCGAACAATGTAAGATGCATAGTCCATACATGACC
This genomic stretch from Hordeum vulgare subsp. vulgare chromosome 6H, MorexV3_pseudomolecules_assembly, whole genome shotgun sequence harbors:
- the LOC123401849 gene encoding serine/threonine-protein kinase Nek6-like — protein: MEQYEVVEQIGRGAYGTAYLVHHKAERKRYVMKKIRLTKQNDKFQRTAYQEMSLMASLSNPYIVEYKDGWVDEGTSVCIVTSYCEGGDMAQRIKKARGVLFSEERVCRWFTQLLLALDYLHCNRVLHRDLKCSNILLTKDNNIRLADFGLAKLLMEDLASSVVGTPNYMCPEILADIPYGYKSDIWSLGCCMFEILAHRSAFKATDMATLVNKINRSSISPMPPIYSSSLKQIVKSMLRKNPEHRPTAGELLRHPYLQPYLAESINCSPIYLPVKPNKSNLGDKQSKKPSGGRKRVGKANGPSEALQAAAEQAAETRDSSTNYSDLSTVGTQDACILPMSVDPEARNKEELTANVLSPQHTEEKSAATTDGQIDETIRLKTIRTRSPVEAAPVNSASQKLNEAPTPNEEMTIGVVQEHRKGLKTESCQGIKQGMGDADVVTEESSPVSTLKLGNAGSSPAEFDHLNIVQQRADALESLLEICAKLLEQERLDELAGVLRPFGEGAVSSRETAIWLTKSLMTPPKLGGSP